One segment of Desulfurobacterium indicum DNA contains the following:
- a CDS encoding TsoY family (seleno)protein, whose translation MSLWIIIPILTVAGIALFRNSMGLHHNFNVHIHPTQHLVLFTVIVSLQLFFGLLGYMVMRHINYFKKFIDGKIESVTAYAAICPGVALFVMLNFLLNKGFVGTGLIYKLSAVYLFLYIPLIYLQIKTIVVLFRLNRKLIKI comes from the coding sequence ATTTCTCTCTGGATAATTATTCCTATTTTGACGGTTGCAGGTATTGCCCTTTTCAGAAACTCCATGGGATTGCATCACAATTTTAATGTTCACATTCATCCAACCCAGCACCTTGTACTTTTTACGGTTATTGTTTCACTTCAGCTCTTTTTCGGTCTTCTGGGTTACATGGTTATGAGACATATAAATTACTTTAAGAAGTTTATTGACGGTAAGATTGAGAGCGTTACCGCCTATGCTGCAATATGTCCTGGTGTTGCGCTGTTTGTTATGCTCAATTTTCTGTTAAACAAGGGTTTCGTTGGAACGGGGCTTATTTATAAGCTCTCTGCGGTTTATCTTTTCCTTTATATTCCTCTTATATACCTTCAGATTAAAACGATAGTTGTCCTTTTCAGGTTAAATAGAAAGCTTATAAAGATTTAA